The genomic interval agacaaatgaaGAGCCAATCAGATAGAATGCTCCCCCCACCCCAATAAAAGTGTATGGAGGGTTAGATGTACATAGCACCATCCCAAAAAAAGGAAATCAAAGCTAATAAAGAAATAGCAacataaaaaagacaaatgaaGAGCCAATCAGATAGAATGCTCCCCCCACCCCAATAAAAGTGTATGGAGGGTTAGATGTACATAGCACCATCCCAAAAAAAGGAAATCAAAGCTAATAAAGAAATAGCAacataaaaaagacaaatgaaGAGCCAATCAGATAGAATGCTCCCCCCACCCCAATAAAAGTGTATGGAGGGTTAGATGTACATAGCACCATCCCAAAAAAAGGAAATCAAAGCTAATAAAGAAATAGCAacataaaaaagacaaatgaaGAGCCAATCAGATAGAATGCTCCCCCCACCCCAATAAAAGTGTATGGAGGGTTAGATGTACATAGCACCATCCCAAAAAAAGGAAATCAAAGCTAATAAAGAAATAGCAacataaaaaagacaaatgaaGAGCCAATCAGATAGAATGCTCCCCCCACCCCAATAAAAGTGTATGGAGGGTTAGATGTACATAGCACCATCCCAAAAAAAGGAAATCAAAGCTAATAAAGAAATAGCAacataaaaaagacaaatgaaGAGCCAATCAGATAGAATGCTCCCCCCACCCCAATAAAAGTGTATGGAGGGTTAGATGTACATAGCACCATCCCAAAAAAAGGAAATCAAAGCTAATAAAGAAATAGCAacataaaaaagacaaatgaaGAGCCAATCAGATAGAATGCTCCCCCCACCCCAATAAAAGTGTATGGAGGGTTAGATGTACATAGCACCATCCCAAAAAAAGGAAATCAAAGCTAATAAAGAAATAGCAacataaaaaagacaaatgaaGAGCCAATCAGATAGAATGCTCCCCCCACCCCAATAAAAGTGTATGGAGGGTTAGATGTACATAGCACCATCCCAAAAAAAGGAAATCAAAGCTAATAAAGAAATAGCAacataaaaaagacaaatgaaGAGCCAATCAGATAGAATGCTCCCCCCACCCCAATAAAAGTGTATGGAGGGTTAGATGTACATAGCACCATCCCAAAAAAAGGAAATCAAAGCTAATAAAGAAATAGCAacataaaaaagacaaatgaaGAGCCAATCAGATAGAATGCTCCCCCCACCCCAATAAAAGTGTATGGAGGGTTAGATGTACATAGCACCATCCCAAAAAAAGGAAATCAAAGCTAATAAAGAAATAGCAacataaaaaagacaaatgaaGAGCCAATCAGATAGAATGCTCCCCCCACCCCAATAAAAGTGTATGGAGGGTTAGATGTACATAGCACCATCCCAAAAAAAGGAAATCAAAGCTAATAAAGAAATAGCAacataaaaaagacaaatgaaGAGCCAATCAGATAGAATGCTCCCCCCACCCCAATAAAAGTGTATGGAGGGTTAGATGTACATAGCACCATCCCAAAAAAAGGAAATCAAAGCTAATAAAGAAATAGCAacataaaaaagacaaatgaaGAGCCAATCAGATAGAATGCTCCCCCCACCCCAATAAAAGTGTATGGAGGGTTAGATGTACATAGCACCATCCCAAAAAAAGGAAATCAAAGCTAATAAAGAAATAGCAacataaaaaagacaaatgaaGAGCCAATCAGATAGAATGCTCCCCCCACCCCAATAAAAGTGTATGGAGGGTTAGATGTACATAGCACCATCCCAAAAAAAGGAAATCAAAGCTAATAAAGAAATAGCAacataaaaaagacaaatgaaGAGCCAATCAGATAGAATGCTCCCCCCACCCCAATAAAAGTGTATGGAGGGTTAGATGTACATAGCACCATCCCAAAAAAAGGAAATCAAAGCTAATAAAGAAATAGCAacataaaaaagacaaatgaaGAGCCAATCAGATAGAATGCTCCCCCCACCCCAATAAAAGTGTATGGAGGGTTAGATGTACATAGCACCATCCCAAAAAAAGGAAATCAAAGCTAATAAAGAAATAGCAacataaaaaagacaaatgaaGAGCCAATCAGATAGAATGCTCCCCCCACCCCAATAAAAGTGTATGGAGGGTTAGATGTACATAGCACCATCCCAAAAAAAGGAAATCAAAGCTAATAAAGAAATAGCAacataaaaaagacaaatgaaGAGCCAATCAGATAGAATGCTCCCCCCACCCCAATAAAAGTGTATGGAGGGTTAGATGTACATAGCACCATCCCAAAAAAAGCCAATCAAAGCTAATAAAGAAATAGCAACATAAAAATGACAAATGACGAGCTAAAAAACACAAGGGAGAAATTTCTCACAGATTCAGATAGTAATTCAGCCCCTTCAAAATCACTGATATCCCATTCTTCTAGCGACCTTGTGATAGCTTGTATGGCTGTGTGTGTATCCTTGATACCAGCAAATGATGCTGTAGTGCCCTTATGGAGACCGCGTGGGCTACTACCAAGCTCTATTTTGGGATAAATCGGCCTCTGTAAAGTCTTAACACTTGTTCCAATCAGACCACTTTCTTTACAGGCACCTTGTTCAGCTTCCTTTGTCTTCTTTTGTTCAATAAATCGATAAGCTTCAACAGCAGTTACACAGCCAGCAATTCGAGCTTCCTGCAAGATATTTTAAATGGAAATGGCATCATATGATCATATCTACACACTTAGACAGATGTGACTATAACTAACTCTTTTGGACAGCTACGatacattttttcttataaaatatggAATACTGATACGTATAGtatgtgtatatataaaaataaaaaattcacaaaatatgagtaaatatataatatagaaatctatacattataataaagcaaacatgataaactggcaagtttgacacgtgtcaacaaactagagttttaagaaaatatcaagtttctattaatagaaataatacgtggttatgaccaattaaaaaataaaaggaatgaattaaaaataaaaagttttttttttgtaaaaaaaacataaaacatctgTTACATCACGATCTTTGTCTACGATACATAACTTGACAGTTTTTTCTATGCGTcctgagaagttaatggccaattaaaaaataagaaaaataaattaaaaataaaagattttttttttaagaaaaaaataaaacttccattacatgagaaatgcagacgtgaatgaccaattaaaaaataagaaaataaattaaaaataaaatataatgcacgacctgacatttcacatttcacggttgagaattgagtggccaattgaaagataattatttttaaagcactACTTTAGCAACCGCCAATTCAAATttatctatacaatataataaagcaaaTATGATAATTTGGAAAGTTTGACACGTGTGAGCTAAACAGAGTGTTAGGAAGATatcaaatttgaaataatattttttttagaataaaattaaatttacgtTACACGACTTTGTACATGCGTCAGTTCAaaagttagtggccaattaaaaaataaaagaattaattaaaaataaaatacactacaccactACTTACGTTTCATCGTTAAGAATTTAGTGGTCagttagaaaagaaaaagaataacagCAAAATACGTTCAATTACACCCAGCACGACGTGACACTTTTtggaattgttttttaaacactactttaacaACCAcagcttcaaattaatttattttattttatgaatctatacattataataaagcaaacatgataaattggcaagtttgacacgtgtcaacaatctagagtgttaagaaaatatcaagtttctattaatagaaataatacgtgcttatgcttgagaagttaatggtcaattaaaaaatataaggaatgaattaaaaataaaaagttttttttttaagaaaagcaTAAAACTTCTGTTACATCACGATCTTTGTTCACGATACATCCgaatt from Cicer arietinum cultivar CDC Frontier isolate Library 1 chromosome 5, Cicar.CDCFrontier_v2.0, whole genome shotgun sequence carries:
- the LOC113786520 gene encoding transcriptional adapter ADA2-like; this translates as MMLLSWDMGKDHQLKKYRGTVAQQRAIKEARIAGCVTAVEAYRFIEQKKTKEAEQGACKESGLIGTSVKTLQRPIYPKIELGSSPRGLHKGTTASFAGIKDTHTAIQAITRSLEEWDISDFEGAELLSESL